A stretch of DNA from Brevibacillus ruminantium:
GATCAAGACCGCGAGTCTGGAAGAATAGCATAGTATAATAGAAAAAGTGAAAGTAACGGAAAAGTGGCATTCACAGAAATGCCGTTTTTCTCTGCGGAAGGAGAGGTGTGCCATGCGAATTCTCGCAGTTGAGGATGAACGAGCCCTGTTAGAGGCCATTTGCGGCGTTTTGCAAGAGGAAGGCTACCAGGTAGATCGCGCAGAACGTGGCGATGAAGGCTATCTGTTAGCCGAACGCGGCATTTACGATCTGCTGGTTCTGGACATCATGATGCCCGGAATGGATGGGGTGGCACTGGTCAAAAAACTGCGGGCAAAGGGACAGATGACGCCGGTCCTGCTGCTCACCGCCAAAGACAGTGTGGAATCCCGCGTAGAGGGGCTGGATGCGGGAGCAGATGACTACCTGGTCAAGCCTTTTGCTGTCGAAGAGCTGCTGGCCCGCACGAGAGCGCTTTTGCGGAGAAACGGGAAGTACACGACGGACGGTGAACTCTCCTAT
This window harbors:
- a CDS encoding response regulator transcription factor, with the translated sequence MRILAVEDERALLEAICGVLQEEGYQVDRAERGDEGYLLAERGIYDLLVLDIMMPGMDGVALVKKLRAKGQMTPVLLLTAKDSVESRVEGLDAGADDYLVKPFAVEELLARTRALLRRNGKYTTDGELSYGPISLRTNEHDAYVDVHPLKLTSKEYDLLQYFLHNREQILTRDQIFDRIWGIDSEANYGIVDLYVHYLRKKLADYDCDHYIRTVRNVGYILKES